Proteins encoded together in one Flavobacteriales bacterium window:
- a CDS encoding helix-turn-helix domain-containing protein has protein sequence MADLSQLKPFINLPPGHFIKDRLEEREWTQEELAAVLDITPKHLGQVMSGEKQLTYDLAQKLGTAFETSAQFWTNLYLSYLKWEEKEDPELEDTEVRSSIHSRMPIKDMVKKKWIPSCRTVKELKKQALGYWDIKELDFTFIDEQFTPCLNRKSEAYNQFNASYAATWYRKAQLVAKEYKVPAYNEAKLSTLASGLHRFTPDEANIPEFINGLQACGVKFFVLPHLEKTYLDGAAFMDGKHPVVVYTARYKRIDNFWFTVAHEIAHVLKHLGPNCPFVLDDLKRGDVDKLEREANQLAGKWLKHPEALDWIDENTATYLTREKVLACAEAVAIHPSIIIGALSHRGTISHRNLHLFNGNVLEVIPEMYQH, from the coding sequence ATGGCCGACCTGAGCCAACTCAAACCCTTCATCAACCTGCCGCCGGGGCATTTCATTAAAGACCGGCTGGAAGAGCGCGAATGGACGCAGGAAGAACTGGCCGCTGTGCTGGACATCACCCCCAAACACCTGGGCCAGGTGATGAGCGGCGAGAAGCAGCTGACCTATGACCTCGCGCAGAAACTCGGTACCGCCTTCGAAACCAGTGCCCAGTTCTGGACCAACCTCTACCTGAGCTACCTGAAGTGGGAAGAGAAGGAGGATCCCGAGCTGGAGGATACGGAAGTGCGCAGCAGCATCCACTCGCGCATGCCCATCAAGGACATGGTGAAGAAGAAGTGGATACCGTCCTGCCGCACCGTGAAGGAGCTGAAGAAGCAGGCCCTGGGCTATTGGGACATCAAGGAACTGGACTTCACCTTCATCGACGAACAGTTCACCCCCTGCCTCAACCGCAAGAGCGAGGCCTACAACCAGTTCAATGCCAGCTATGCCGCCACTTGGTACCGCAAGGCGCAGTTGGTGGCCAAGGAATACAAGGTGCCCGCGTACAACGAGGCCAAGCTGAGCACGCTGGCCAGCGGCCTGCACCGCTTCACACCGGACGAGGCCAACATCCCCGAGTTCATCAACGGGCTGCAAGCCTGTGGGGTGAAGTTCTTCGTGCTGCCCCACTTGGAGAAGACCTACCTGGATGGGGCCGCCTTCATGGACGGCAAGCACCCGGTGGTGGTGTACACCGCCCGCTACAAGCGCATAGACAACTTCTGGTTCACCGTGGCGCACGAGATCGCCCACGTGCTGAAGCACCTGGGGCCGAACTGCCCCTTTGTGCTGGACGACCTGAAGCGCGGCGATGTGGACAAACTGGAACGCGAGGCGAACCAGCTGGCCGGCAAGTGGCTGAAGCACCCGGAAGCATTGGACTGGATCGACGAGAATACCGCAACCTACCTGACCCGGGAGAAGGTGTTGGCCTGTGCGGAGGCCGTGGCCATCCACCCCAGCATCATCATCGGGGCGCTCTCGCACCGCGGTACCATCAGCCACCGCAACCTGCACCTGTTCAATGGCAATGTGCTGGAGGTGATCCCGGAGATGTACCAGCATTGA
- a CDS encoding restriction endonuclease subunit S: MIEALLNTTEVLPKGWRLVQLGDVLSDIIGGGTPSREVERYWNGDIPWITVKDMRTRRPEAIQEHITEAGVNECATNIIPADTVITATRVGLGKVVRVPYPAAINQDLKALIVGPDLDKDYLEWWIISQANHIESIGSGTTVKGIRLNQLKELQIPLAPLPQQRRIVEAIELQLGRLDAAVARLQGAKARLKRYKQAVLKAAVEGRLTEEWRDKNPDIESAERIVERIQERRATIERTSRKTKTSTPAELDLDSLPSLPEGWMWSTLPQLGELNRGKSKHRPRDDKRLYGGPYPFIQTGDVRYANGRLTEFTSTYSEFGLAQSRLWPAGTMCITIAANIADTAVLEFDACFPDSVVGFIPEEDSIDVHFAELYIRTVKQDIERYAPATAQKNINLEVLRDVAIALPPRAEQAEIMRIANSILTTTDETEATLDAQLQQAVRLRQAVLKRAFEGRLV; this comes from the coding sequence ATGATCGAAGCGCTCCTGAATACCACAGAGGTACTGCCAAAGGGTTGGCGACTCGTCCAGCTAGGCGATGTGCTGTCCGATATCATTGGAGGAGGCACGCCTTCACGCGAGGTCGAGCGCTATTGGAACGGCGACATCCCATGGATCACGGTGAAGGATATGCGCACCCGAAGGCCCGAAGCCATCCAGGAGCATATCACCGAAGCAGGGGTGAACGAATGCGCGACGAACATCATTCCTGCGGATACTGTGATCACCGCCACGCGTGTGGGCTTGGGCAAGGTTGTCCGCGTACCCTACCCGGCGGCGATCAACCAGGACCTCAAAGCGCTGATCGTTGGACCTGATCTGGACAAGGACTATTTGGAGTGGTGGATAATTTCTCAAGCCAACCACATCGAGTCCATTGGTTCTGGTACGACCGTGAAGGGTATCCGACTGAACCAGTTGAAGGAACTGCAGATCCCCCTCGCCCCGCTCCCCCAGCAGCGTCGTATCGTGGAAGCGATCGAGCTGCAGCTGGGCCGGCTGGATGCGGCGGTGGCGCGGCTGCAGGGGGCCAAGGCCCGGTTGAAACGGTACAAGCAGGCGGTGTTGAAGGCGGCGGTGGAGGGGAGGTTGACGGAGGAGTGGAGGGATAAGAACCCGGATATTGAAAGCGCCGAGCGGATTGTTGAGCGGATACAAGAAAGACGGGCGACGATTGAGAGGACCAGTCGAAAGACCAAGACTTCCACACCTGCGGAACTAGACTTGGACAGTCTACCATCGCTGCCTGAAGGATGGATGTGGTCAACACTACCTCAACTCGGCGAACTGAACCGGGGGAAGTCAAAGCATAGGCCAAGGGATGATAAGCGTCTATACGGCGGACCATATCCCTTCATACAGACAGGTGATGTTCGGTATGCAAACGGAAGGCTCACTGAGTTCACATCGACCTACTCGGAGTTCGGTCTAGCTCAAAGCCGACTCTGGCCAGCTGGAACGATGTGCATTACGATCGCGGCGAACATTGCGGATACCGCGGTGCTTGAGTTCGATGCGTGCTTCCCCGACAGTGTCGTTGGGTTCATTCCGGAAGAAGACTCCATAGATGTCCACTTCGCCGAACTCTACATACGGACAGTGAAGCAAGACATCGAGCGCTATGCGCCGGCAACTGCCCAGAAGAACATCAATCTGGAGGTGCTTCGTGACGTTGCTATTGCATTACCGCCAAGGGCTGAACAAGCCGAGATCATGCGGATAGCTAACTCCATCCTGACCACCACAGACGAAACGGAAGCCACCCTCGACGCGCAGCTGCAGCAGGCGGTGCGGTTGCGGCAGGCGGTGTTGAAGCGGGCGTTTGAGGGGAGGTTGGTTTGA
- a CDS encoding helix-turn-helix transcriptional regulator: MLDAILAQITPKQQEKVAIKLRVATRIGNLLDERGMQKKQLAEQCELKGASLVTKWLSGGHNFTMDALVDIAAVLGVTVADLVRPVENRVIFSKSVNIIVAAQGTIPREAHLAGGELVSRSRATGTTNTVSEPMFLYGTHQHCYA; the protein is encoded by the coding sequence ATGCTGGACGCCATCCTCGCACAGATCACACCGAAGCAGCAGGAGAAAGTGGCGATCAAACTGCGCGTGGCCACCCGCATTGGCAACCTGCTCGACGAACGCGGCATGCAGAAGAAGCAGCTCGCCGAACAATGCGAGCTGAAGGGTGCCTCCTTGGTCACCAAGTGGCTTTCAGGTGGGCATAATTTCACGATGGACGCCTTGGTGGATATCGCAGCCGTGCTCGGTGTGACCGTGGCTGACCTTGTGCGCCCCGTGGAGAACAGGGTCATCTTCTCGAAGAGCGTCAACATCATTGTTGCTGCGCAGGGTACCATACCTCGCGAAGCCCATCTCGCAGGTGGTGAACTGGTGAGCCGTTCGCGGGCCACGGGCACCACCAATACGGTTAGCGAACCGATGTTCCTGTATGGCACGCACCAACACTGCTACGCCTGA